From Thalassospiraceae bacterium LMO-JJ14:
CGCGACATCAAGCTGGCGCGGACAGGTTTCAAGATCGATGGCGAACCGGCCAGCGTCGACGCACCGCCGCCGGTTCTGGGACAACATGCCGAGGATATACTGGGCGAGCTTGGCTACGACGCCGGTGCCATAGTCAGATTACGTGAGGAAAAAGCGATATGAGCGACGACGAGGTCGACAAAAAAGTCCGCGATTGGTGGCAAACGGATATTACCGAAATGGCGCCGGGTATGCTGCGCTATCACGGCTATGCGATTGAGGATCTGATCGGCAATGTCGGTTTCCCCGGCATGGCGTGGCTATTGTTGAAAGGCGAGTTGCCGAGCGCGGGTGAGGAAAAACTGTTCGGCTATGCCCTTACCGCCGGGGTCGATCATGGCCCGCAGGCGCCGAGCATCGCCATTGCACGGATGGCTGCGACCTGTGGTGTCGGACTGAACAACGCCATGGCGTCCGCGCTCAATGTCTTGGGCGATGTACATGGGGGCGCCGGCGAACAGGCGGTCGAAATTTATCAGGAAATCCTTGCCGATCTGGAAACGAACGGCGGCGATGCCGAAGCAGGCGTGACGCGGTTCCTCGACAAGTTCTTTGCGGAAGGCGGCAAATATATTCCGGGTTTCGGGCATCGCTTTCACAAGGTCGATCCCCGCACCGGCAGGCTGATGGAACTGATCGAAGAGTCCGAGAAAGACGGTGTGGTCTCGGGGCGGGTCCGCGTCATCGCGCAGGAAATGGAACGCCAAGTCAGTGCGCGCAAGAACCGCGAGATCAACATGAACATCGATGGGGCGACAGCGGTTGTGTATGCCGAACTGGGCTTTCCCGCACCGTTGGCGCGTGGTTTTTTCTGCATGTCGCGTTCCGTCGGCATCCTTGCGCATGCCTGGGAACAGATGCAGCAGGGCGGACGCAACAAGGGGCCTATTCCGCGCGACATGATCTGGAGTTACACCGGGAAACCGCATCGCAAGGTCGAGCGGTGATTTAACGCCGCTCGCCATTGCCACTTGTGGGCGGCTCATTAATACTGCTGCAGGCTTGATATTTGAGCGAGGGATTCTGATGAGCATCGACTGGCAAGGCGTGTTTCCGGCGCTGATGACGGAATTCAAGGCGGATGGGGCGCTCGACCTTGAAGCGACACAGCGTCATATCCAGTCATGCATGGACGCGGGCATCGAGGGTCTGGTGATGCTGGGGACACTCGGCGAAAATCCGTCGCTCACCCCTGATGAAAAAGAACAGGTTCTGCGCGCCGCCGTCGAAGTAACGGCCGGAAAGATTCCCGTGCTGACGGGGGTCGCAGAATACACGACGGCATTCGGGATCGAATTTGTCAGGCGCGCCGAACGCGCCGGCTGCGCCGGACTGATGGCGCTGCCGTGCATGGTTTATCAGCAGGACTCGCAGGAAGCTGTGACACATTTCAGGACCCTCGCCACCGCTACCGATCTGCCGATCATGATCTATAATAACCGCGTCGCCTATAAGGTTGATCTCAGCCCGCAGGATTTTGCCGATCTGGCTGATGTCGAGAACATCGTCGCGGTCAAGGAATCCTCGCACGACAGTCGCCGTATCACCGATATGTTCAACGAGGTCGGGGACCGCTACGTGATTTTCTGCGGCGTTGACGATCTGGTGCTGGAAAACGCCCTGTTCGGTGCCAAAGGTTGGGTCTGCGGCTTGGTCAATACGTTCCCGAGGGAAGCCGTGCAGCTTTTCCGTCTGGCCCGTGAAGGCAAGGTCGCCGAAGCCTATGAGCTATATAAGTGGTTCATGCCGCTGTTGCATCTGGATGTCGATGTGAAGCTGGTGCAGATGATCAAGCTCGCCAATCAACTGACGGGTGAGGGTTCCGAGAACGTTCGCCCGCCGCGCCTGCAACTGGCGGGCAGCGAGCGCGCCATGGTCGAACAGGTGGTCGCCCGCGCACTTGAAACGCGCCCCGATATCTGACCCGCAGACCTTGATGCCCGAACAGGAAGAAGCCTCAAAATACGCGGTCACGGTGCTCGGCAACGGCATTGTCGGTCTTGCCGTCGCCTATGCGCTGATCGAAGACGGACATACTGTCACGGTGATCGACCGGGGGGCTGTCGACGACGGAACATCGACCGGGAACGCCGGCGCCATCGCCGTCGCCGAAATGATTCCCATTGCCGAGCCGGGATTGTGGAAACGTATCCCGGCGATGCTTGTGGATCCGGTCGGGCCGTTGTATTTGCGCGCAACTCACGTGCCGTTTCTGCTGCCGTGGTTTTTCCGTTTCATGCAGGCGTGCCGGCCGCAAAATCACAAACGGGGTATTGCGGCGTTGGCCGGGCTGCTGGGCGGTTCCATGGAAGCACACCTTGCCATGCTGCAAAGGATCGGTGCCGGGGATATGCTGAATCGCGATGGCACGCTGTTCATCTATCGCTCTGAACAGGCTTACAGAAATGAGGCGCATCACTGGCAGGCGCGCCGGGATCACGGCATTGATGCGGTGCCCCTTGATCGCGAGGATATTGCCGCGCGCGAACCGGCGCTGGGACCGGAAGCACGGTTTGGGTATTTCTCTTCGGACTGGGCGCACTATCGCGACCCCAGGGAGCTTGTCGTTGCACTTGCCGAGCATCTGCGCGCGCGCGGCGTGCGCTTCGAGCAGGCGGAAATCACCGATGTTAAATTATCAAATGGCGGCGTATCAGCGCTGATTGCCGATGACGGCCGCGCGTTTCCCGTTGCGCGCCTGATCGTCGCCGCCGGGGCATGGTCCGGGCGGCTTTCGAAACGGATCGGCGATCCGTACCCGATTGAAGCCGACCGCGGCTACAATACGACGCTGCCTGATCCCGGCGTCGACATCCGCACAATGGTGACCTTTTCCGAAGACAACTTCGTCATGACGCCGATGAGTGTCGGTCTGCGTATCGGCGGTTCCGTCGAGATGGGGGGGCTTGATGCGCCGCCGAATTACCAGCGTTCCCGCGCCCTTATCCAGTTGGCTAAGCGCTACATACCCGATCTGAACGTCACGGGTGGAACGGAATGGATGGGACATCGACCGGGCTCGCCGGATTCGGTTCCGGTCATTTCCGCCTCTCCCCATGCCGCCAATGTGCACTATGCTTTCGGACACGGACATCTGGGATTGAGCATGTCGGTGATTACCGGGCGCATCATCGCCGACATGATTGCCGGTCGCGATCCGGGACTGGATATGTCACCTTATCGTATTGACCGTTTCCGCTGAGGGAGGACGCCATGGCGGGCCATACATTTTTCTGTGTCGATGGGCACACCTGCGGCAATCCGGTGCGCATGGTCGTTGGCGGCGCGCCGCATCTCAAGGGCGCGAACATGATCGAGCGCCGCAAGAATTTTGTCGCCGAATATGACTGGATCCGCACCGCATTGATGTTCGAGCCGCGCGGCCATGACGTCATGTCCGGCTCGATCCTGTATCCGCCGACCCGCGACGATTGCGACGTGGCGATTTTGTATATCGAAGTGTCGGGCTGTCTGCCGATGTGCGGTCACGGCACCATCGGCACCGTAACGTTCATGATCGAGCGCGGCATCGTGACCCCGGCGACACCGGGAATTGTCCGCCTCGACACGCCCGCCGGCGTCGTCGAAGCGCAATATGAAATGAACGGGGATCACGTCGACAGCGTGCGCATCAGGAATGTCGCCTGCTTCCTCGCCGGTACGGACCTTGAGGTCAATGTGCCGGGGCTCGGCATGATCTCATTCGATGTTTCATACGGCGGCAATTTCTATGCGATCATCGAGCCTCAGCAGAACATGCGCGACATGGCGGACCTGACGCCCGGCGACATTCAGCGTCTGAGCCCGATCGTGCGTGACCTCATCAACGAG
This genomic window contains:
- a CDS encoding 4-hydroxyproline epimerase, encoding MAGHTFFCVDGHTCGNPVRMVVGGAPHLKGANMIERRKNFVAEYDWIRTALMFEPRGHDVMSGSILYPPTRDDCDVAILYIEVSGCLPMCGHGTIGTVTFMIERGIVTPATPGIVRLDTPAGVVEAQYEMNGDHVDSVRIRNVACFLAGTDLEVNVPGLGMISFDVSYGGNFYAIIEPQQNMRDMADLTPGDIQRLSPIVRDLINEKYDFVHPEEPLIHGVSHIMWTGAPTQAGVHGRNAVFYGDKAIDRSPCGTGTSARMAQRHAKGLLNVGDDYRHESIIGSIFDGRVEADASVGGKPAMIPSIGGWARMHGLNTIFVDERDPFMHGFVLK
- a CDS encoding FAD-binding oxidoreductase, with translation MPEQEEASKYAVTVLGNGIVGLAVAYALIEDGHTVTVIDRGAVDDGTSTGNAGAIAVAEMIPIAEPGLWKRIPAMLVDPVGPLYLRATHVPFLLPWFFRFMQACRPQNHKRGIAALAGLLGGSMEAHLAMLQRIGAGDMLNRDGTLFIYRSEQAYRNEAHHWQARRDHGIDAVPLDREDIAAREPALGPEARFGYFSSDWAHYRDPRELVVALAEHLRARGVRFEQAEITDVKLSNGGVSALIADDGRAFPVARLIVAAGAWSGRLSKRIGDPYPIEADRGYNTTLPDPGVDIRTMVTFSEDNFVMTPMSVGLRIGGSVEMGGLDAPPNYQRSRALIQLAKRYIPDLNVTGGTEWMGHRPGSPDSVPVISASPHAANVHYAFGHGHLGLSMSVITGRIIADMIAGRDPGLDMSPYRIDRFR
- a CDS encoding dihydrodipicolinate synthase family protein; this translates as MSIDWQGVFPALMTEFKADGALDLEATQRHIQSCMDAGIEGLVMLGTLGENPSLTPDEKEQVLRAAVEVTAGKIPVLTGVAEYTTAFGIEFVRRAERAGCAGLMALPCMVYQQDSQEAVTHFRTLATATDLPIMIYNNRVAYKVDLSPQDFADLADVENIVAVKESSHDSRRITDMFNEVGDRYVIFCGVDDLVLENALFGAKGWVCGLVNTFPREAVQLFRLAREGKVAEAYELYKWFMPLLHLDVDVKLVQMIKLANQLTGEGSENVRPPRLQLAGSERAMVEQVVARALETRPDI
- a CDS encoding citryl-CoA lyase, with translation MSDDEVDKKVRDWWQTDITEMAPGMLRYHGYAIEDLIGNVGFPGMAWLLLKGELPSAGEEKLFGYALTAGVDHGPQAPSIAIARMAATCGVGLNNAMASALNVLGDVHGGAGEQAVEIYQEILADLETNGGDAEAGVTRFLDKFFAEGGKYIPGFGHRFHKVDPRTGRLMELIEESEKDGVVSGRVRVIAQEMERQVSARKNREINMNIDGATAVVYAELGFPAPLARGFFCMSRSVGILAHAWEQMQQGGRNKGPIPRDMIWSYTGKPHRKVER